The genomic window CAGCGGATGTGTGTGGTGAGTTCGATGGTGGGCGTCCAGCCCTTCAGGCCCAGCTCGAACGAGGTCGGCGGCAGTGCGTCGACTGTCAGCAGCAGCGAGAGCGGGTCGGCGTCGCGGCCGTCCGCGAGACCGAACCAGCCCCGCATCTCCCCCTTGCCCGAGGGGGCTCCGACGGCCCAGCCGGTCGTCGCGGGATCGAGTTTGATGTCGAGCCGTTCGGTGATGGCCGAGCTCCCGGGAATGGGCGCGGGACCGTCTCCCGGGCCGAGGCAGTGCTCCATGGGCGGGATCACCGGCGGCTCCGCCGACGTACGGACCTCGTCGGTCAGGCCGCCCAGGTCGCCATAGGTGGCCAGCACCCGGATGCGCTCGACCTCGCTGCCGTCCTCCGCGAACTGGAAGAGCGACGCCCCGCCGGTGGAGAGGGTGCGCCCGGTGCGGACGACCTGGGTGCGGATCACGGCCGGACCGGGGACGGAAGCGGTCAGGTAGTGCGCGGAGACCGAGAAGGGGTCGGAGTGCGGGAGCGCCTCGCCGAGTGCGCGGCCGAGCAGCGCGAGCAGATAGCCGCCGTTGACCGCGCGGATGATCGTCCAGCCCGCGGAGAGTTCCGCGTCGAAGACACCGTCCTCCCGGAAGGTGACCGCGGTGTCGCGGTCGAACTCGCTGTCTCCGATGGTCGCCCGTACCGCGTGTACCGCGCGCGACTCCTGCGCTGCTGCCTGTGCCATGGCATGCACCGTACACCGATCGCATTACTGAGCGGTAGCTTTTTGTTGCGGTCAGATGACGGCCGAGTTGTCCTCCGCCGAGGCCGAGCGCCTGTTCCAGGCGCGCGGGGCCCTCCAGTGGAAGCGCATGGCCAGCAGCCGCAGCACGAAGGCCGTGATCACCGCGGTCCCGCTGGTGAAGGCGTTGAGCGTGTCGAAGCGGATGCAGAGCACCACGGTCACGGCCCCGACGATGGCGGGCACGGCATACAGGTCGCGGTCCCAGCGCAACAGCGAGGGGACCTCGTTGGCCAGGACGTCCCGCAGTACGCCGCCGCCGACCGCGGTGGCCAGTCCGAGAGCGGCCGACGAGGTGAGGCCCAGGCCGTAGTCGTACGCCTTGATCGTGCCGGACACGCAGAACAGACCCAGCCCTGCCGCGTCGAACACGTTGACACCCACCTGGATGCGTTCCACGTGCGGGTGCAGGAAGAACACGAGACCGGCGGCAAGCAGCGGCGTGAGGAAGTACCCCAGATCCGTGAAGGCCGCCGGGGGCAGCGCGCCGATCATCACGTCACGGAAAATCCCCCCGCCCAGCGCTGTCACCTCGGCGAGCACCGCGATGCCGAAGACATCGAAGTTCTTGCGGACGGCGAGCAGAGCACCCGAGATCGCGAAGACGAAGATTCCGACGATGTCGAGCGCGTGCTGGACGGAGGGGGTGAAGAGTTCGTTGAGCACCGGGCAATTGTGCCGGTCCTACTCCTTCGGCTTTTCCCCCGTACCCGTGGTCGGTGCGGCGGAGCCCTTTCCGGCGTCCTCGGAGGCGGCCTCAGCAGTCCCTTCCGACTCGGTCGTCTCGGTCGTCCCGGTCGTCCCGGTCGACTCCGGCGCTGCGACGACCTCGACGGCCTCAGCGGTCTCTGCCGGCGCGACCGGCTCAGCCGTCACCGCCGCCTTCTCCGCCTTCTCCGCCGCAGCAGCAGGCTTCCCGCCAACGGCGGGCTTGTCCTCTGTGACGGGCTCGGCCGCCTTCGCGGTGACGGGCTCGGCCTTCTCCGCGGCAACCGGCTCGGCCGCCTTCGCGGCAACGGGCTCGGCCTTCTCCGCGGCAACCGGCTCGGCCGCCTTCGCCGGCTTCACCGTGATGACGTCCGCGACGAGCGGCGCGTCCCCGGGGATCTGGTCCTCGCCGTTCTCCGGGTGGTGGCAGGCCACCTGGTGCCCGGTCTTGAGCTGCAGCAGCGGCGGCTCCGTGGTCTTGCAGGCCAGCGTCGCCTTCCAGCACCGGGTGTGGAAGCGGCAGCCGGTCGGCGGCGAGATCGGCGACGGCACATCGCCCTTGAGCAGGATGCGGTCGCTCTTCTCGCCGCGCCGCCGGGGGTCGGGCACCGGCACCGCGGACATCAGAGCCTTGGTGTACGGGTGCATCGGCGCCCCGTACAGCGAATCGCGGTCCGCGAGCTCGACGATCTTGCCGAGGTACATGACCGCGATCCGGTCCGACACGTGACGGATGACCGAGAGGTCGTGCGCGATGATCATGTAGGTGAGCCCGAGCTCGTCCTGGAGGTCGTCCAGCAGGTTCACGACCTGCGCCTGGATCGACACGTCCAGCGCGGAGACGGGCTCGTCCGCGACGACGAGCTTCGGGTTGAGCGCGAGCGCGCGGGCGATGCCGATGCGCTGGCGCTGACCGCCGGAGAACTCGTGCGGATAGCGGTTGTAGTGCTCGGGGTTGAGCCCGACCAGCTCCAGCAGCCGCTGGACCTCCCTCTTCACGCCACCCTCGGGCTTGACGCCCTGGAGCCTGAAGGGGGTGCCGACGATTCCGCCGACCGTGTGGCGCGGGTTCAGCGACCCATAGGGGTCCTGGAAGATCATCTGGATGTCGCGACGCATCGGCCGCAGCCGCCCCGCCGACATGTGGGTGATGTCGCGGCCCTGGAACTCGACCTTGCCATCGGTCGGTTCGAGCAGTCGGGTCACCAGGCGGCCCATGGTCGACTTGCCACAGCCCGACTCGCCGACCACGCCGAGGGTCTCCCCGGGGCGGACGTCGAAGGTCAGCCCGTCGACGGCCTTGACCGCGCCGACCTTGCGCTTCAGCACACCCTTGGTGATCGGGAAGTGCTTGGCCAGACCCTCGACCCTGAGGAGCGGCTCCGACCCGGCTCCTTCCGGCCCTGCCGCGGCGGACGCGGGGGCCTCCTTCTTCAGATCAGTCACAGCTTCGGCGCAATCTCTTCGGTCCAGATCTGTTCCCGCTGCTCACGCGACATGTGGCACGCGGAGTAGTGCCCGTCGCCGGCCGGCGTCAGCTCGGGACGCTCGGTGCGGGTGATGTTGTCCTTCGGAACGTCGGCGTACGGGCAGCGCGGGTGGAAGGCACAGCCGGACGGGACGTTGATGAGGCTGGGCGGCGACCCCTTGACCGGGATGAGCCGTTCGGTCTGCTCGCGGTCGATGCGCGGCATGGAGCCCAGCAGCCCCCAGGTGTAGGGGTGCTGGGGCCCGTAGAAGACGTTCTCGGCGCTTCCGCGCTCGATGCAGCGGCCCGCGTACATGACCAGGAGGTTGTCCGCGATCTCGGCGACGACGCCGAGGTCGTGGGTGATCATGACGACCGCGGAGCCGAACTCCTTCTGCAGGTCGCGGATCAGGTCGAGGATCTGCGCCTGGACGGTGACGTCCAGGGCCGTCGTCGGCTCGTCGGCGATCAGCAGCTGCGGGTTGTTGACCAGGGCCATCGCGATCATGGCGCGCTGGCGCATACCGCCGGAGAACTGGTGCGGGTAGTCCTCGTAACGGCGGTGCGGCTCGGGGATCCCGACCCGGTCCAGCATCTCCACCGCGCGCTTCTTGGCCGTCTTCTTGTCGACCTTGTTGTGGACGCGGTGGGCCTCCACGATCTGCGCGCCGATGCTGTAGTACGGGTGCAGCGCCGACAGCGGATCCTGGAAGATCATCGCCATCTTCTGGCCGCGCAGCTCGCGTACCCGCTCGGGACCGGCACCGATCAGCTCCTCGCCGTCGAGCCAGATCTCACCGCCGATCCGGGCGCGCTCCGAGGTGTGCAGTCCCATGATCCCCAGCGAGGTCACGGACTTGCCGGACCCGGATTCGCCGACGATGCCGAGGGTCTGACCGGCCTTCAGGTCGAAGCTCACGCCGTCGACGGACTTGACCAGGCCGTCGTCGGTGTCGAAGTGGATGCTGAGGTTGCGTACGGAGAGGAACTCCTTCGCGTCCGCCGAAGCGTCCCGGGGAGCGGGGACCGTCGCCGGCGCCGTCCCGGGCGCGGGGGTTTCCTTCTTGCTTACGTCGCTCATGAGAGCCTCACCCGGGGGTCGATCGCGGCGTACACGAGGTCCACCAGCAGGTTGCAGATGACGATGAAGAAGGCGGCGACCAGGGTCACGCCCATCACCTTGGGCAGGTCGGCGGTGGTCACGCCTTGGATGGCGAACGCGCCGAGGCCCTGGAATGAGAAGACTCTCTCGGTGATGACCGCGCCACCGAGCAGCAGCGCGAAGTCCATGCCGAAGATCGTGACGAGCGGGGTCAGTGCCGCCCGCAGGCCGTGCTTGACGACCACCTTGCGCTCCTGGAGACCCTTGGCCCGCGCGGTGCGGATGTAGTCCTCGCCCATCGTCTCCAGCATCCCGGCCCGCGTGAGCCGGGCGTACAGCGCGGAGTACAGCAGGGCGAGCGTGCACCAGGGAAGGACCAGGGCGCCCGCCCACTCGACGGGGTTCTGGGTGAACGGGACGTACTCGCCGTTGCCGAACACCGCCAGGACCACGAGGCCGGTGAAGAACATGGGCAGGGAGACACCGGCGAGTGCGACGCCCATGGAGAGGCGGTCGAAGAACGATCCCCGCTTCAGGGCGGAGACCACACCGGCGGCGACACCGGAGACGACCCAGATGACGGCCGCACCGACGGCCATGGACAGCGTGACCGGGATGCGGTCGATGAGCTGAGGCCAGATCTCGGTGTGGGTCTTGAAGGAGTAGCCGAAGCACGGGGCATGGCAGGTGACCGGGTCGGGACCGAACTGGTATTCGGCGCCGACGACGATGCCCTTGATGAAGTGCCAGTACTGCAGGTACAGGGGCTGGTCGAGCCCCAGGTTCTTCTTGACCGCGGCGATGACGTCGGGGTCAGGGCTCTTCCCGACGTACTGGGCGGCCATCGAGTCGAGGGTCTGCCCACCGAGGCGGGGGACCAGGAAGAAGATCGCGAACGTGACTGCGCTGACCACCAGCAGCAGCAACACCGCGGCGAATACGCGTCGGATGATGTACGCAGCCACAGCCGTGCGGCGCCGGGCGGGCGAGCGGGTTGACACCCGCCGGCCCGGCGCCTTCACCTGCCTTTCAAATGATGCTGTCGATGAACAGGTGTTACTTCTTGGTCGAGGTCATCAGCACGTAGTCGTACATGCCGAGGTACGCGTCCGTGACCGTGACGTTCGCCGCGGAGTCCGGGCGGTACAGCAGGTTCTTGCGGTAGACGAGCGGAACGACCGAGGCGTTCTCCATGACCTTCTGGTCGACCTCGCCCCAGGCGGCGTTGCGCGCCGTGGTGTCGACGGTGCCGATGCCCTTGACGAGGGCCTCGTTGACGGCCTTGTCGTTGAGCTCCATCAGGTTCGTGCCACCGGACGGCTTGATGGCCGTACCGTTCACGATCTGGTCGAGGAAGCCGAAGCCGGTCGGCCAGTCGGCGCCCCACTGCATCATCATCATGCCCGCGTTGTTCTTGTGCACCCAGGCCGGGACACCCGCGAAGTCGGTGAAGTACTTGTCCGAGGGGAACTGCTTGATCTCGGCGGTGATGCCGATCGCCTTCAGGCTGCCCTGGAGCTGGGTGGCCGCGGTGATCTCGTCAGGACGGTCGGAGCGCGCCGTGAGCGTGGTCTTGAAGCCCTTGGGCTGACCGCACTTGGTCAGCGCTTCCTTGGCCTTGGCCGCGTCGCCCTTGTGGCCCTCGGTCGGGTACAGGTCGAACTTCTTGTAGCCGGCGACGGTCGGGGGGATGACCGTGGTGGCCGGGTCGCCCTTGACCGAGCCGCCGATCGAGTCGATCAGGCTCTGCTTGTCGACCGCGTACTGGACGGCCTTGCGGCACTCGACGTTGTCGAACGGCTTCACGTTGACGTTCAGCGCCATGTACTGCAGCACGCCGGCGTACGGGTTGTCCGTCTTCGCCTTCTCGGCGGCCTTCACGAGGACCTTGGGCTGCGTCTTGGACTGCAGACCGGTGCCCGCGATGTCAGCGGTGGTGACGTCGTTGAGCAGGTGGTCGTCGACCGTGGTGGGGTTGACGTTGAGCTTGAGCTCGATCTTGTCCGGCAGGGCCTTGCGGATCGGGTCCGTCTTCGGGTCCCACTCCGGGTTGCGGACGAGCGTCGCGCCCTTGCTCTCGTCGTACGCCGAGAACTTGTACGGACCCGAGGAGACGATCTTCTGGACGTAGCTGGCGCCCTTGTCGGCCTTCTGCGGGACCGGGGCGGTCTGCGAGAAGGCGGCGAGGTAGTCCATGTCCGCGAACGGCTTGTTCAGCTTGAAGACGATCGTGTAGTCGTCCGGGGTCTCGATGGACTTGAGGCCCTCGGGCGACTTGTCCTTGTACGGACCCTTGTACTTGTCGCCGCCGTCGAGGTACGCCTTGAAGTAGGTCGGACCGTTGGACAGGGCCTCCGGCGCGAAGTTCGAGCGCTCGACGGCGTACTTGACGTCCTTCGAGGTGATCTCCGTGCCGTCCTCGAACTTCACGCCCTTGCGGATCGTGTAGGTCCAGGACTTGGCGTCCGCGCTGGCCTTGCCGAGACCGGTGGCGAGGTCCGGGACGATCTCCAGGCTCTCCTTGCCGGCGGCCGGCTTGAAGGTGACCAGGGAACGGCCGTACAGGCGGGAGAAGTTCTGCACCCAGCCGTAGTACGTGTTGCCCGGGTCCAGGGAGTCGGGACCGCTCGAGTGCTCGAAGGTGACCGTCCCCCCCTTCTTGTCGGTCTTGTTGACGATCGACGTCAGGGCGGCATCGGCCTTGCCCCCGCCGCTGCCCCCCGCTCCGTCTGTGTCCGTGTCACTGCCGCTGCAGGCAGACGCGCCGAGCGCGACCGCCACGGCAACGGCGATGGCCGAAGCTGTCTTTCTGTTTCTCATGCTGAGGAAAGCCCCCTCGATCGAACGGTGCGGCATGGCCGCGATTACTTGCCACGAGGGTCGAGTGCGTCACGCAGCCCGTCCCCCAGCAGATTGAAGGCCAGCACGGTGATGAAGATCGCCATGCCGGGGATGACCATGAACATCGGGTCGACCTCGTAGAGATCGACCGCCTGGGTCAGCATTCCGCCCCAGGAAGCCTGCGGCGGCGCGATACCGACGCCGAGGAAGCTGAGGGATGCCTCGAAGAGGATGTTCGTGGGGATCAGGAGTGTCGCGTAGACCAGGATCGGCGCGATCAGGTTCGGCAGCAGTTCGCGGAAGAGGATGAAGGGACCGCGGGCGCCGAGCGACTTCGCGGCCTCGACGAACTCCCGCTCGCGGAGCGACAGGGTCTGGGCGCGGACGATGCGGCCGATGTAGGGCCAGCTGAAGAAGCCGATGACGAAGATCAGAACCGCGATCCGCAGCGTGAGCCCCTGCAGCCCGAACGCCTCTCCCTGCAGGGAGGCCGAGATGGAGATCGCGAAGAGCAGCAGCGGGAACGCCAGGAAGGTGTCCATCAGCCGGCTGATGAAGCTGTCCACCCAGCCGCCGTAGAAGCCCGCGACGACGCCCATGACGACACCGATCACGACCGAGAGCAGCGTGGAACCGACGGCGACCACCAGCGAGACCCAGGAGCCCTCGAGGATGCGCGCCAGGATGTCGCGGCCCGTCTGCGGCTCGACCCCGAACGGGTGGTCCCAGCTGATACCGCCGAAGTCCCCCTTGGGCGCCAGCAGTACGGGGTCGACCAGGCTCTGGTTGAAGGCGTCGGGATCGAGCCCGAGGAGCGCCTGGAGCGGCTTGGACAGCAGGGCGGTGAGGATCAGCAGCACGACAACGATGCCACCGGCCATAGCGGCCTTGTCCCGCTTGAAGCGGGTCCAGGCGATCCGGCCGAGCGAACGGCCCTC from Streptomyces sp. NBC_01341 includes these protein-coding regions:
- a CDS encoding ABC transporter permease, with product MAAYIIRRVFAAVLLLLVVSAVTFAIFFLVPRLGGQTLDSMAAQYVGKSPDPDVIAAVKKNLGLDQPLYLQYWHFIKGIVVGAEYQFGPDPVTCHAPCFGYSFKTHTEIWPQLIDRIPVTLSMAVGAAVIWVVSGVAAGVVSALKRGSFFDRLSMGVALAGVSLPMFFTGLVVLAVFGNGEYVPFTQNPVEWAGALVLPWCTLALLYSALYARLTRAGMLETMGEDYIRTARAKGLQERKVVVKHGLRAALTPLVTIFGMDFALLLGGAVITERVFSFQGLGAFAIQGVTTADLPKVMGVTLVAAFFIVICNLLVDLVYAAIDPRVRLS
- a CDS encoding ABC transporter permease, which gives rise to MTAPIETTRADVQPEAVLEGAPRKQIEGRSLGRIAWTRFKRDKAAMAGGIVVVLLILTALLSKPLQALLGLDPDAFNQSLVDPVLLAPKGDFGGISWDHPFGVEPQTGRDILARILEGSWVSLVVAVGSTLLSVVIGVVMGVVAGFYGGWVDSFISRLMDTFLAFPLLLFAISISASLQGEAFGLQGLTLRIAVLIFVIGFFSWPYIGRIVRAQTLSLREREFVEAAKSLGARGPFILFRELLPNLIAPILVYATLLIPTNILFEASLSFLGVGIAPPQASWGGMLTQAVDLYEVDPMFMVIPGMAIFITVLAFNLLGDGLRDALDPRGK
- a CDS encoding ABC transporter ATP-binding protein, giving the protein MTDLKKEAPASAAAGPEGAGSEPLLRVEGLAKHFPITKGVLKRKVGAVKAVDGLTFDVRPGETLGVVGESGCGKSTMGRLVTRLLEPTDGKVEFQGRDITHMSAGRLRPMRRDIQMIFQDPYGSLNPRHTVGGIVGTPFRLQGVKPEGGVKREVQRLLELVGLNPEHYNRYPHEFSGGQRQRIGIARALALNPKLVVADEPVSALDVSIQAQVVNLLDDLQDELGLTYMIIAHDLSVIRHVSDRIAVMYLGKIVELADRDSLYGAPMHPYTKALMSAVPVPDPRRRGEKSDRILLKGDVPSPISPPTGCRFHTRCWKATLACKTTEPPLLQLKTGHQVACHHPENGEDQIPGDAPLVADVITVKPAKAAEPVAAEKAEPVAAKAAEPVAAEKAEPVTAKAAEPVTEDKPAVGGKPAAAAEKAEKAAVTAEPVAPAETAEAVEVVAAPESTGTTGTTETTESEGTAEAASEDAGKGSAAPTTGTGEKPKE
- a CDS encoding ABC transporter ATP-binding protein, which translates into the protein MSDVSKKETPAPGTAPATVPAPRDASADAKEFLSVRNLSIHFDTDDGLVKSVDGVSFDLKAGQTLGIVGESGSGKSVTSLGIMGLHTSERARIGGEIWLDGEELIGAGPERVRELRGQKMAMIFQDPLSALHPYYSIGAQIVEAHRVHNKVDKKTAKKRAVEMLDRVGIPEPHRRYEDYPHQFSGGMRQRAMIAMALVNNPQLLIADEPTTALDVTVQAQILDLIRDLQKEFGSAVVMITHDLGVVAEIADNLLVMYAGRCIERGSAENVFYGPQHPYTWGLLGSMPRIDREQTERLIPVKGSPPSLINVPSGCAFHPRCPYADVPKDNITRTERPELTPAGDGHYSACHMSREQREQIWTEEIAPKL
- a CDS encoding thioesterase family protein, producing MAQAAAQESRAVHAVRATIGDSEFDRDTAVTFREDGVFDAELSAGWTIIRAVNGGYLLALLGRALGEALPHSDPFSVSAHYLTASVPGPAVIRTQVVRTGRTLSTGGASLFQFAEDGSEVERIRVLATYGDLGGLTDEVRTSAEPPVIPPMEHCLGPGDGPAPIPGSSAITERLDIKLDPATTGWAVGAPSGKGEMRGWFGLADGRDADPLSLLLTVDALPPTSFELGLKGWTPTIELTTHIRCRPAPGPLRVSITTRNLAGGFLEEDADVWDSAGRLVAQSRQLARAPRA
- a CDS encoding ABC transporter substrate-binding protein, which produces MRNRKTASAIAVAVAVALGASACSGSDTDTDGAGGSGGGKADAALTSIVNKTDKKGGTVTFEHSSGPDSLDPGNTYYGWVQNFSRLYGRSLVTFKPAAGKESLEIVPDLATGLGKASADAKSWTYTIRKGVKFEDGTEITSKDVKYAVERSNFAPEALSNGPTYFKAYLDGGDKYKGPYKDKSPEGLKSIETPDDYTIVFKLNKPFADMDYLAAFSQTAPVPQKADKGASYVQKIVSSGPYKFSAYDESKGATLVRNPEWDPKTDPIRKALPDKIELKLNVNPTTVDDHLLNDVTTADIAGTGLQSKTQPKVLVKAAEKAKTDNPYAGVLQYMALNVNVKPFDNVECRKAVQYAVDKQSLIDSIGGSVKGDPATTVIPPTVAGYKKFDLYPTEGHKGDAAKAKEALTKCGQPKGFKTTLTARSDRPDEITAATQLQGSLKAIGITAEIKQFPSDKYFTDFAGVPAWVHKNNAGMMMMQWGADWPTGFGFLDQIVNGTAIKPSGGTNLMELNDKAVNEALVKGIGTVDTTARNAAWGEVDQKVMENASVVPLVYRKNLLYRPDSAANVTVTDAYLGMYDYVLMTSTKK
- a CDS encoding trimeric intracellular cation channel family protein, with protein sequence MLNELFTPSVQHALDIVGIFVFAISGALLAVRKNFDVFGIAVLAEVTALGGGIFRDVMIGALPPAAFTDLGYFLTPLLAAGLVFFLHPHVERIQVGVNVFDAAGLGLFCVSGTIKAYDYGLGLTSSAALGLATAVGGGVLRDVLANEVPSLLRWDRDLYAVPAIVGAVTVVLCIRFDTLNAFTSGTAVITAFVLRLLAMRFHWRAPRAWNRRSASAEDNSAVI